GCCGGCCTGGGGGTGGATGGCCACCGCGCCGATCTGGTCATCCTGAAAGCGGCGCGGGCGCACGCCGCGTTCATGGGCCGCGATGCAATTACCGAGCAGGACATCCTGCTGGCCGCGGAGCTGGCGCTGCCGCACCGCCTGAAGCGCCATCCCTTCCAGGACACCGAGCAGGCGATGGCCGTGTTGAGCGAGAAGCTGCAGCAGATCGAACAGCAAGCCGAGGCGCAAGCGACCGACTCGCACCAGCCGCCCCCGCCGGAGGCGACCGCAAAAAAAGCGAGGCGGGGCTGAACGAGGACACCGACAGCTCGGAAAGCCCCGCGCAGCCCCTGCCCCAAACCGTCCCCAACGCGCCGCAGCGCGCGCAGGATTGGCAGGGCGGTCAGAAGACTGCTCTGGGCGAGGAGTTCCGCGCACGCAAGCTGAACACACCGCTCGACAAGATCACCCGCAACAGCGCCGGCAAGCGCAGCACCACCCGCACCAAGCGCAAGCGTGGCCGTTACATCAAGGCTCTGCCGTCCAAGGGGCGCATCGAAGACGTGGCCTTCGACGCGACGCTGCGCGCCGCCGCAATCCACCAGCGGGCGCGCCGCCAGCAGGCCGCCGAACCGTTGCGTGCAGGCTCAGAGCAGCACGCTGCGCCCGTGTCTCAACCCGCCTTGTATGTTCGACGCTCCGACATTCACCGCAAGGTGCGCGTGCGCCGCGCGGCCAACCTCATCTTGTTCGTCGTGGATGCGTCGTGGAGCATGGCCGTGGCCGAGCGGATGGCCGCCACGAAGGGCGCGATCATGTCGCTGCTGACGGACGCCTATCAGCGCCGCGACCGGGTCGGTCTGATCGTCTTTCAGAAGAACAGCGCTACCTTGGTGTTGCCGCCTACGTCGTCGGTGGAGCTGGCGCAAAAGGCGCTGCGCGACATCCCGGTCGGCGGCAAGACGCCGCTGAGCGCCGGCCTCACCCTTTCGCTGCACGTCACCCTGCGCGAGAAGCGTCTGCACCCCGAAGTGATGCCGCTGCTGATCGTGCTGACCGACGGCGCCGGCAACGTCAGCATGAGCAACCTGCCGCCGCAGGTCGAGGCGCACCGCATCGCCAACCAGATTCGTGACGAGCACATCCGCTCGGTGGTGATCAACATGGAGCACGTCGCCTTCGACCAGGGCCTGGCGCGCAAGCTGGCCGAGCACCTCAACGCGAGCTGCCTCTCCCTGCGCGAGCTGCGCGCCGAGGCGCTCTACGAAGCGGTGAAGAAAGAGTTACAGTAACGCCCCACCAAGTGCTGGGAATACTTGGGTG
The window above is part of the Candidatus Roseilinea sp. genome. Proteins encoded here:
- a CDS encoding hypothetical protein (possible pseudo, frameshifted) gives rise to the protein MAFDATLRAAAIHQRARRQQAAEPLRAGSEQHAAPVSQPALYVRRSDIHRKVRVRRAANLILFVVDASWSMAVAERMAATKGAIMSLLTDAYQRRDRVGLIVFQKNSATLVLPPTSSVELAQKALRDIPVGGKTPLSAGLTLSLHVTLREKRLHPEVMPLLIVLTDGAGNVSMSNLPPQVEAHRIANQIRDEHIRSVVINMEHVAFDQGLARKLAEHLNASCLSLRELRAEALYEAVKKELQ